The DNA region GCCCAGGAATTTGATCGTCAGATGAATATTCGCCGGCTTGACCCAACTGATCGGCACACCGCTGCGGCGCAGGCTGCCTTGCAACGCTTCGATGCGTGCTTTGACGGTCGGCGGAACTTCGATGCAGACGAAGGTACGAATCCCCGCGCCGCCTGCCCGTTCGCTCGCCTCAGTCGTCCGCCGCATCGTTGCCTCAGTCGTGAATGGCGCTGTAATGCTCCATGAAGTAGGTCTGCGAATTCAGCCGCTCGCTGCCTTCGGGCGGGATGATGCGCTGATAGTTGCCGTTCAACAACAGCCGCCGCCCCTTGACGTTGTCGCGCAGGCAGACGTCGAGCACCTCGTTCTTCAGATGGTGCTTCAATCGCGGGTCTTCGATGGGCACGAGGATTTCGACGCGGCGATCCAGGTTGCGCTGCATCCAGTCGGCGCTGCCGATGTAGATGTCTTCGTCGCCGCCGTTCTCGAAATAGATGATGCGGCTATGCTCAAGAAAGCGTCCGACGATGCTGACGACTTCAATCTTATCGGAAAGCCCCGGCACCCCCGGCCTGAGCGAGCAGACGCCGCGCACCAGCAGATCGATCTGTACGCCGGCCTGCGACGCTTCATAGAGGTGACGGATCACCTTGGTATCGGTCAGGCTGTTGATCTTGGCGATGATGCGCGCCGGTCGCCCGGCTTTCTGGTGCTCGATCTCGCGGTCAATCAATTCGGCGACCTGCTCGCGCATGTTCACCGGCGCAACCATCAGGCGGCGGTATTCGGTCTGCCGCGAGTAGCCGGTCAGGAAGTTGAACAGGTCGGTCGCGTCGGCGCCGATCTGCTCGTTGGCGGTGAACAACCCGAGGTCCGTGTAGATGCGCGCCGTCGTGGCGTTATAGTTGCCCGTGCCGAGGTGGACATAACGGTGCAGCGAGTCGCCTTCGCGGCGCACCACCAGCGCCAGCTTGCAATGCGTCTTCAGTCCGAGCAGGCCGTAAACCACATGGACGCCCGCCTGCTCCAGCCGCCGCGCCCAGCCGATGTTGCTCTCTTCGTCAAAGCGCGCTTTCAATTCGACCAGCACCGCTACCTGCTTGCCGCGCTCGCTGGCTTCCATCAAGGCGCGGACGATGGGCGAATCCTGCCCCGTGCGGTAGAGCGTCATCTTGATGGCTAAAACGTCAGGGTCTATGGCGGCGCTGCCGATGAAATCGACGACCGTCGAAAACGAGTTGTACGGGTGATGCACGAGCAAGTCCTGGCGCTTGATGACGTCAAAGATCGGCTCGTTCGAGCGCAGCGCCGCCGGGATCGAAGCGATGAACGGCTTGTCTTTCAGCTCCGGGCGTTCGAGCTTGTAGAGCGCCATCAGGTCGGGCACATTCAGCGGGCCATCAATCACATAAACATCATCGCTCGTCAGGTCGAGCGAATTGGTAAGATAAGCCACCATATCGGGAGGCATGGTGGCGACGACTTCCAGGCGCACGACGCTGCCGAAGCGGCGGCGACGGCGCAGCTCCTGTTCGAGCGTGCGCAGCAGGTCGTTGGCTTCGTCTTCGCGGATTTCAATGTCGGCGTCACGCGTCACGCGAAAGGCGTGAACCTCGCCAATCTTCATGCCGGGGAAGAGGTTGTGAATGTTGGCAGCGACCAGTTCTTCAAGCAGCGTGAACTCGGTGCCCGAATCGCCGACGGGGACGAGGCGCGGCACCAGCGGCGGCACTTTGACGCGCGCAAAGCGCGGCCCGGTCATCAAGAGCGGGTCGTCCAATCCATCAGATGGCTCGATCATCACGCCGAGGTTCAGGCTGAGGTTCGAGATGTAAGGGAATGGGTGGCTCGGGTCTACGGCCTGCGGCGTCAAGACCGGGAAGACGTTTTGCAAGAAGTAATCGTTCAGGCCGCGGCGCTCGCGATCCGAGAGCGCCCGGTAGGGCGTGACGGTGATGTCGCGCGCCACCAGTTCCGGCAGGATGTCGTCTTTCAGGCAGCGCATCTGATCGGCGAGCATCGGGTGCAGGCGGTCGGCGATGACTTTCAGCTGCGCCCCCGGCGTCAGCCCGTCGAACGACAATTCGGTGATGCCCTCTTCGATCTGCTGCTTCAAACCCGACACGCGGATCATGAAGAACTCGTCGAGGTTGGTCGAGAAGATGGCCAGGAACTTCAAGCGCTCAAGCAGCGGGTGCGATTTGTCGAGCGCCTCTTCGAGGACGCGAGCGTTGAAGTTGAGCCAGCTCAGCTCGCGGTTGAACAGCAGCTGGCGGTTGAGAAAGAGCGTCGGCGGCAGCGCCACTTTGGCTGCCTCTTGCGCCTGATTTTTTTCCTTACGTTTGGCGGAATCTGCCATAGCTTAATTCTCCGAAGCCCCCCCGGTAATCTCTATGCGGTTGCCGCCGGGGTCGCGCAGGAAGAAACGCTTGATGCCCTTGATGGGGCGCTCGTCATCGAGGACCTCGATGCCGGCGTCGCGGAAGTGGCGCTCGGCAGCCTCGACATCGTCAACCTGATAACAGACGTGTCGCCGGCTCGGCGGCTGTGCGGCTTCGATAGAGAGGTGCAATTGCGCGGCGCCGAGCTGATACCACGCGCCGCGCGAAAGCGCCGCGTCGGGCTTATAGATCTCTTCTAGGCCGAGGACACGGCCATAGAAATGCTTCGCCTCGGCCTCCCGCTCAGGCGGCACGGTGACGTTGACGTGATGCAGTGCGACTCCTCCGAGCGCCATAAGTCTCCTCTCCCCTCGCGACGCGGTTTCTCAAGTATAGCAAGCCGATCAAGCCTCACTCTAGCTTGCGGCTCCGGATTCATAGACGCGCTCGGCGGCCTCGGCACCCGAGGCGCAAGCGAAGCCTTCGGCCTGAAGCGCCCGCTGCAAGGCGTCCAGCACCAGCCGCACATTTTGGCGTGCGCTGCCAGAGCCCATCAGGCCGATGCGCCATATCTTGCCTTTCAACGGCCCGAGCCCGCCGCCGATTTCGATGTTGTCGTCGTTCAACAAGCGGGCTCGAACGCGCCCGTCGTCTACGCCATCGGGGACGCGCACGGCGTTCAAGCTCCACAGCCGGTCGGGCGGCGCGACGTTCATCGCAAGCCCCATTGCTTCGACGCCGGCAACCAGGGCGCGGTGGTTGCGCTCGTGCCGTGCCCAGCGCGCTTCCAGCCCTTCCTCGTAGACGATTTGCAGGGCTTCGCGTAGCGCGTAGTTCATCGAGATCGGCGCCGTGTGATGATACGTGCGCTCGCCGCCCCAGTATTTTTCGACCATCGAGATGTCAAGATACCAGCTCTGCACCTTCGCCCGGCGATTGCGAATGACTTCAAGGGCGCGCTCCGAGAATGTCACCGGCGCAAGTCCCGGCGGCGCTCCCAGACATTTCTGCGTCCCCGAATAACAGACGTCAATGCCGTTGCGGTCAACGCCTACGGGATGGCCGCCGAGCGAGGTCACCGCGTCAACGATCAATAGCGCGCCGTGATCGTGCGCCATCCCGCTCAGCCCTTTTAAGTCTTGCAGCACGCCTGTCGAAGTCTCTGCGTGAACGATGGCGACAGCCTTCGGTTTACTGCACGACGCGAGCGCCGCGCGAACCTGTTCCGGGTCAATGGCTGTGCCCCACTCGGCGCGCACCGCCGTCGGGCGACCGCCGCAGCGCCCGACAATGTCTAGCATGCGCTCGCCGAAGACGCCGTGGATACAGACGACGACTTCATCACCCGGCTCGATAGGGTTGACGAGCGCCGCTTCCATGCCGGCGCTGCCGGTCGCCGAGATGGGGATGGTCACGCGGTTCGCGGTCTCGAAGACAAAGCGCAGCAGTTCTTGAATCTCGTCCATGCAGCGCAGGAAGACGGGGTCGAGGTGGCCCAACAAGGGCGCGGCCATCGCCTGCAAGATACGCTCTTCGACCGGGCTGGGGCCGGGGCCGAGCAGCACGCGGCGCGGCGGGGTGAAGGGCTCATAGGTTCGGCGCTCTGTGGCCGGTTGTTTTTCACTGGTCATGCTGAATCCTTTCGCTGAGCGCCTCGCGGGCGCTGAGGGTTGCCGGGTTGCGGATCAATTCGAGCGCGGCGTTGATGGGGGTTCCGAGCGCGATGTCCTGTGTGCTGGTGACGTTCGCCGTCAGGATGCCGATGACTTCGCCTCTGCGGTTCAGCACAGGCCCGCCGCTGTTGCCATGATAAGCCCGCAGGTTCAGTTGAATGAAGTCCTGGCCGATGCGGCTGACGATGCCGGTTGAAAGCGACGGCTCGACCTGCTCGTCGTGCGTCTGCTTCAACAGATCAAGTCCGAACGGATAGCCGATCACGACGACATCTTCGCCCTGGCTGACCTTGCTCAAGTCGGGTTCGACGCCGCGCACGAAGCGCAGTTGCGGCGACTTGACGCGCAGGATGGCCACGTCGGGCTCGATGGCGTCTTTGGCAACGCGGTAGACTTCAGCCGGGATGGCGTCTTCGCGCCGCTGGCCTGACTGAATGACTTCGAGCCGCGACAATCGGCCCGTCCA from Blastocatellia bacterium includes:
- the ppk1 gene encoding polyphosphate kinase 1 encodes the protein MADSAKRKEKNQAQEAAKVALPPTLFLNRQLLFNRELSWLNFNARVLEEALDKSHPLLERLKFLAIFSTNLDEFFMIRVSGLKQQIEEGITELSFDGLTPGAQLKVIADRLHPMLADQMRCLKDDILPELVARDITVTPYRALSDRERRGLNDYFLQNVFPVLTPQAVDPSHPFPYISNLSLNLGVMIEPSDGLDDPLLMTGPRFARVKVPPLVPRLVPVGDSGTEFTLLEELVAANIHNLFPGMKIGEVHAFRVTRDADIEIREDEANDLLRTLEQELRRRRRFGSVVRLEVVATMPPDMVAYLTNSLDLTSDDVYVIDGPLNVPDLMALYKLERPELKDKPFIASIPAALRSNEPIFDVIKRQDLLVHHPYNSFSTVVDFIGSAAIDPDVLAIKMTLYRTGQDSPIVRALMEASERGKQVAVLVELKARFDEESNIGWARRLEQAGVHVVYGLLGLKTHCKLALVVRREGDSLHRYVHLGTGNYNATTARIYTDLGLFTANEQIGADATDLFNFLTGYSRQTEYRRLMVAPVNMREQVAELIDREIEHQKAGRPARIIAKINSLTDTKVIRHLYEASQAGVQIDLLVRGVCSLRPGVPGLSDKIEVVSIVGRFLEHSRIIYFENGGDEDIYIGSADWMQRNLDRRVEILVPIEDPRLKHHLKNEVLDVCLRDNVKGRRLLLNGNYQRIIPPEGSERLNSQTYFMEHYSAIHD
- a CDS encoding VOC family protein, which translates into the protein MALGGVALHHVNVTVPPEREAEAKHFYGRVLGLEEIYKPDAALSRGAWYQLGAAQLHLSIEAAQPPSRRHVCYQVDDVEAAERHFRDAGIEVLDDERPIKGIKRFFLRDPGGNRIEITGGASEN
- a CDS encoding alanine--glyoxylate aminotransferase family protein; protein product: MTSEKQPATERRTYEPFTPPRRVLLGPGPSPVEERILQAMAAPLLGHLDPVFLRCMDEIQELLRFVFETANRVTIPISATGSAGMEAALVNPIEPGDEVVVCIHGVFGERMLDIVGRCGGRPTAVRAEWGTAIDPEQVRAALASCSKPKAVAIVHAETSTGVLQDLKGLSGMAHDHGALLIVDAVTSLGGHPVGVDRNGIDVCYSGTQKCLGAPPGLAPVTFSERALEVIRNRRAKVQSWYLDISMVEKYWGGERTYHHTAPISMNYALREALQIVYEEGLEARWARHERNHRALVAGVEAMGLAMNVAPPDRLWSLNAVRVPDGVDDGRVRARLLNDDNIEIGGGLGPLKGKIWRIGLMGSGSARQNVRLVLDALQRALQAEGFACASGAEAAERVYESGAAS